Proteins encoded in a region of the Bradyrhizobium sp. CB3481 genome:
- a CDS encoding AI-2E family transporter encodes MADLNPASPQRLPAVQTAASPILTAGGIVLAIGGLYFGSEIFVPFALAILLSFILTPMVNWLRRWRVPRIAAVLMAVSLAFVVVAGVALVIGRQLVQLADNLPKYQTTITEKIHSLQASAPGGSVVSKVTTTVEDLGKEISGGNKKSEPVQPRLSSRAEEPVTVRLEAPQPRPLELIRSVIGPLLAPLATAGLVVIFVIFVLLEREDLRDRFIKLAGAGDLQKSTQAINDAATRVSRYLVMQLIVNLTYGIPIGIALYFVGVPNAILWGLLAAVLRFIPYLGPFLAALFPIALAIAVDPGWTMLFWVVGLFLVAELISNNVIEPWLYGSSTGLSSLAIIIAAIFWTMLWGPVGLFLSTPLTVCVVVIGRYVPQLEFLGILLGSDPVLAPEEQLYQRLLAGNVEEAVEIAEDYVDACSSREFYDNVAIPALRLAENDRQRNTSDTNYRRLVADTAVFVVREVEDHVREKALDEENLTAERPSILCLAGRTELDHAAAEMIGQVLQERGLSAKVLPPIAVSQGALGQLDLQGIDAVCLSYFHPQPQVYARYAFRRLRRRAPHVKFAVCCWNLAAGTGQTEELKRQTAADAVFASLQACTDQIAEWTHRAAARGEALQVVSRMEPTPIASVNRAGWTAMQRQELDQASRKIAQAFEVPIALVSLNDPGSQETNDAHENSLDAHVIAANDVLVSEDVTEDPRFADDPRVLEKGIRFYAGVPLRTSSGEVIGCLCLVDMQPRNFPDQERQRLQEMASELVVDIENGLSLSLPPRPNDAA; translated from the coding sequence ATGGCCGATCTGAATCCGGCATCGCCACAGCGATTGCCAGCGGTTCAAACTGCAGCGTCTCCGATCCTGACGGCCGGCGGCATCGTCCTGGCCATCGGAGGCCTCTATTTTGGCAGCGAAATCTTCGTTCCTTTTGCCCTTGCCATCCTGCTGAGCTTTATCCTGACACCAATGGTGAATTGGCTGCGGCGTTGGAGGGTGCCTCGCATCGCCGCAGTGCTGATGGCTGTATCGCTTGCGTTCGTCGTCGTTGCAGGCGTTGCTTTGGTTATCGGGCGTCAACTTGTCCAGCTTGCGGACAATCTCCCGAAATATCAGACCACAATCACCGAGAAGATCCACTCGCTGCAGGCATCGGCCCCGGGCGGCAGCGTCGTCAGCAAGGTGACCACAACGGTGGAGGATCTCGGCAAGGAGATCTCGGGCGGAAACAAGAAGTCCGAACCAGTGCAGCCACGCCTTAGTTCCAGGGCCGAGGAGCCGGTCACTGTCCGATTGGAGGCGCCACAGCCCAGGCCCCTCGAACTTATTCGCTCCGTCATCGGCCCCTTGCTGGCGCCGCTGGCGACCGCCGGGCTGGTCGTCATCTTTGTCATCTTCGTTCTGCTGGAGCGGGAGGACCTGCGCGACCGCTTCATCAAGCTTGCAGGAGCCGGTGATCTTCAAAAGAGCACGCAGGCCATCAACGACGCCGCCACCCGCGTCAGTCGGTATCTGGTGATGCAGCTCATTGTCAATCTGACCTACGGAATACCGATTGGCATAGCGCTCTACTTCGTGGGCGTGCCGAACGCGATTCTGTGGGGGCTGCTCGCTGCGGTTCTCCGTTTCATCCCCTATCTCGGTCCCTTCCTGGCCGCTCTGTTCCCAATTGCCCTGGCGATTGCCGTCGATCCAGGCTGGACCATGCTGTTCTGGGTCGTCGGCCTGTTCCTGGTGGCTGAGCTCATCAGCAACAACGTCATCGAGCCCTGGCTCTACGGCTCCAGCACCGGTCTTTCATCGCTGGCAATCATTATCGCCGCGATTTTCTGGACGATGTTGTGGGGTCCCGTCGGGCTATTCCTCTCGACGCCGCTCACCGTCTGCGTCGTTGTGATCGGGCGCTATGTCCCGCAGTTGGAGTTCCTGGGCATTCTTCTCGGCAGCGATCCGGTGCTCGCGCCGGAGGAGCAGCTTTATCAACGGCTATTGGCGGGCAATGTGGAAGAGGCGGTGGAGATCGCAGAGGACTATGTCGACGCATGTTCCTCGCGCGAGTTTTACGATAATGTGGCCATTCCCGCGCTTCGCCTTGCTGAGAACGACAGGCAGCGCAATACCAGCGATACAAACTATCGTCGGCTCGTCGCGGACACCGCTGTCTTCGTGGTGCGCGAGGTCGAGGACCATGTCCGGGAAAAAGCTCTGGACGAAGAAAATCTCACCGCCGAGCGGCCGTCCATCCTTTGTCTTGCAGGACGGACCGAGCTCGATCACGCAGCGGCGGAGATGATCGGGCAGGTGCTTCAGGAGCGTGGTCTCAGCGCCAAAGTGCTGCCGCCGATCGCAGTCAGCCAGGGTGCGTTAGGCCAGCTCGATCTTCAGGGTATCGATGCAGTTTGCCTGTCCTATTTTCACCCTCAGCCGCAAGTGTACGCGCGATATGCCTTTCGCAGGTTGCGCCGCCGCGCTCCTCATGTGAAGTTCGCTGTCTGTTGCTGGAATTTGGCAGCCGGGACGGGACAGACCGAAGAGCTGAAGCGGCAGACGGCGGCCGATGCAGTTTTCGCGTCGCTTCAAGCCTGTACCGACCAGATTGCCGAATGGACGCACCGTGCCGCAGCCCGCGGCGAGGCTCTCCAAGTCGTCAGCAGGATGGAGCCGACGCCGATTGCGTCGGTGAACAGAGCCGGTTGGACCGCAATGCAGCGGCAGGAGCTTGACCAGGCCTCCAGAAAAATCGCTCAGGCATTCGAGGTCCCGATTGCGCTTGTATCGTTGAACGATCCCGGCTCGCAGGAAACCAACGATGCTCACGAGAACTCGCTGGACGCACACGTCATCGCCGCAAACGATGTGCTGGTTTCCGAAGACGTCACTGAGGACCCGCGTTTCGCGGATGATCCACGCGTACTGGAAAAGGGGATTCGCTTTTATGCCGGAGTGCCTCTTAGGACCTCATCCGGGGAGGTCATAGGATGCCTCTGTTTAGTCGACATGCAGCCGCGCAATTTCCCCGACCAAGAACGTCAAAGATTGCAGGAGATGGCTAGCGAGCTCGTGGTGGACATCGAGAACGGCTTGAGCTTGTCCTTGCCTCCAAGGCCGAATGACGCGGCGTAG
- a CDS encoding penicillin-binding protein activator encodes MEGPLYRNQGSPALRSVGPTRRTAVGLILGMPLLGACAGGGGQISSPFGPAPPEGPPGPQQQPLAVGTGNVKVGLILPLSAAGNAGVAALSMKNAAEMALAEFQNPNIQLLIKDDGGNPQGAQQVTQEALGEGVEIILGPLFAGSVPATAQMARSRGIPVIAFSTDSSVAGRGVFLLSFLPESDVYRIVDYSASIGKRSFAALLPDNAYGNVVEAAFKQAAGRKGRIVAFEKYAADRAGAARTVAQSLGSADALFIADDGESVVATADALTAAGANLRNIQMLGTGLWDNPRVYASPVLQGGLYAAPDSSGFRAFSGRYRAKFGADPVRTATLAYDAVALVAALSKQQGSHRFSPETLTNPSGFAGIDGLFRFRSDGTNERGLAVMRVASGGPTPVAGPPKSFGA; translated from the coding sequence ATGGAAGGCCCGCTCTATCGCAACCAGGGGTCCCCGGCTTTGCGGTCCGTGGGGCCGACGCGGCGGACCGCGGTCGGTCTCATCCTCGGCATGCCCCTGCTCGGCGCCTGCGCCGGCGGAGGCGGCCAGATTTCCAGCCCGTTCGGCCCGGCGCCGCCCGAGGGGCCTCCCGGCCCGCAGCAGCAGCCGCTCGCGGTCGGCACTGGCAACGTCAAGGTCGGCCTGATCCTGCCGCTCTCGGCTGCCGGTAATGCCGGGGTGGCCGCGCTATCGATGAAGAATGCGGCCGAGATGGCGCTAGCCGAATTCCAGAATCCGAACATCCAGCTCCTGATCAAGGATGACGGCGGCAATCCGCAAGGTGCGCAGCAGGTTACGCAGGAGGCGCTCGGCGAAGGCGTCGAGATCATTCTGGGCCCGCTGTTCGCCGGCTCGGTGCCGGCGACCGCGCAAATGGCGCGCAGCCGCGGCATTCCGGTGATCGCCTTCTCGACCGATTCGAGCGTCGCCGGACGCGGCGTTTTTCTCCTGAGCTTCCTGCCCGAATCCGACGTCTATCGGATCGTCGACTATTCCGCGAGCATCGGAAAGCGTTCGTTCGCAGCGCTGCTGCCCGACAATGCCTACGGCAATGTGGTGGAGGCGGCATTCAAGCAGGCGGCCGGCCGCAAGGGACGCATCGTTGCCTTCGAGAAATACGCCGCCGACCGCGCCGGGGCGGCGCGCACGGTGGCGCAGTCGCTCGGCTCGGCGGATGCGCTGTTCATCGCCGACGACGGCGAATCGGTGGTCGCGACGGCGGATGCCCTGACTGCGGCGGGCGCAAATTTGCGCAACATCCAGATGCTCGGCACTGGGCTGTGGGACAATCCGCGCGTCTATGCGAGCCCTGTGCTGCAGGGCGGGCTCTATGCCGCACCGGATTCATCAGGCTTCCGCGCCTTCTCCGGCCGCTACCGCGCCAAGTTCGGCGCAGACCCGGTGCGCACCGCGACGCTTGCCTATGATGCCGTCGCGCTGGTCGCGGCGCTGTCGAAGCAGCAGGGCAGTCACCGCTTCTCGCCTGAGACCTTGACCAACCCGTCAGGCTTTGCCGGCATCGACGGCCTGTTCCGCTTCCGCTCCGACGGCACCAACGAGCGCGGCCTTGCCGTGATGAGGGTTGCCAGCGGCGGTCCCACGCCGGTGGCCGGTCCGCCGAAGAGTTTTGGCGCCTAG
- the rsmI gene encoding 16S rRNA (cytidine(1402)-2'-O)-methyltransferase: protein MRARPSSNYGPDTEPGSTGRTFLIGGQLLNAPKPAPGLYLVATPIGNLGDITLRALETLAGVDIIACEDTRVTRRLTERYAISAELKPYHEHNAVMARPKILERLAQSASIALVSDAGTPLISDPGFKLVREVSAAGFPVIAVPGASSVLTALSVAALPTDRFFFEGFLPAKEVSRRARLAELARIDATLVMFESGNRVQETLKDLAAVMAGRDAAICRELTKLHEDVRRAPIAELAKTADTLETRGEFVLVMGPPPKDAEVMTQHDLDDLLRSSLVRDSVKDSVAHAVELSGRPRREVYARALELAKELRGGDGEA from the coding sequence ATGCGCGCAAGACCCAGTTCAAACTACGGCCCTGATACCGAACCGGGTTCGACGGGCAGAACATTTTTGATCGGCGGCCAGCTCCTGAACGCCCCGAAACCGGCGCCGGGCCTCTATCTGGTGGCGACCCCGATCGGCAATCTCGGCGACATTACCTTGCGCGCGCTGGAGACGCTGGCCGGCGTCGACATCATCGCCTGCGAGGACACCCGGGTCACCCGCCGCCTGACCGAGCGCTATGCGATTTCTGCGGAGCTCAAGCCCTATCACGAGCACAACGCCGTCATGGCGCGGCCGAAGATCCTGGAACGGCTGGCGCAGAGCGCTTCGATCGCGCTGGTGTCGGATGCCGGCACGCCGCTGATTTCCGATCCCGGCTTCAAGCTGGTCCGCGAGGTCTCCGCCGCCGGTTTTCCCGTGATCGCGGTGCCCGGCGCATCCTCGGTGCTGACCGCGCTGTCGGTCGCGGCGCTGCCGACCGATCGCTTCTTTTTCGAGGGCTTCCTGCCGGCCAAGGAGGTTTCGCGGCGGGCGCGGCTGGCCGAGCTCGCCCGCATCGACGCCACCCTCGTGATGTTCGAATCCGGCAATCGCGTGCAGGAGACGCTGAAAGATCTCGCCGCGGTCATGGCCGGGCGCGATGCTGCGATCTGCCGCGAGCTGACAAAGCTGCACGAGGACGTCAGGCGCGCGCCAATCGCCGAGCTGGCGAAGACCGCCGATACGCTGGAGACGCGCGGCGAGTTCGTGCTCGTCATGGGCCCGCCGCCCAAAGACGCCGAAGTCATGACACAGCACGATCTCGACGATCTCCTGCGTTCGTCGCTCGTCCGCGACAGCGTCAAGGACAGCGTCGCGCATGCTGTCGAGCTTTCGGGCCGGCCGCGCCGTGAGGTCTATGCCCGCGCGCTGGAGCTGGCCAAAGAACTCAGGGGCGGCGATGGCGAAGCGTGA
- a CDS encoding YraN family protein has translation MAKRDGRLPPEAVPKLAAPERLAAFRTGLSAESRAAAYLMAKGYRILAKRFRTPYGEIDLVAKKRDLVAFIEVKARASLDDAAYAVTPRQQGRIINAAQAWLMAHPDHAEFELRFDAILIAPRRLPRHLLAAFDASP, from the coding sequence ATGGCGAAGCGTGACGGCAGATTGCCGCCGGAGGCTGTGCCGAAGCTCGCCGCGCCCGAGCGCCTCGCCGCCTTTCGCACTGGGCTCTCCGCCGAAAGCCGCGCCGCCGCCTATTTGATGGCCAAGGGCTACCGCATCCTGGCCAAGCGCTTCCGCACCCCCTATGGCGAGATCGACCTGGTCGCGAAAAAGCGCGATCTGGTGGCCTTCATCGAGGTCAAGGCGCGCGCCAGCCTTGACGACGCCGCCTACGCCGTCACGCCACGCCAGCAAGGGCGCATTATCAACGCCGCCCAGGCCTGGCTGATGGCGCATCCCGACCATGCCGAATTTGAGCTGCGATTTGACGCCATCCTGATTGCGCCGCGGCGCCTGCCACGCCATCTGTTAGCGGCATTCGACGCCAGCCCGTAA
- the gshB gene encoding glutathione synthase — MKLNVAVQMDPIARINIRGDSTFALMLEAQKRGHGLFYFTPDQLSLRGEELVAPVQAVTVRDEAGNHFTLGEPKRQPLNAFDVILLRQEPPFDIAYITSTHLLERIHPRTLVVNDPASVRNAPEKMFVLNFPQLMPPTLISRDLDEINSFRAEHGAVVMKPLHGHGGAAVFRVMPQDMNFGSLFDMFSVTFREPWVIQRFLPEVKDGDKRIILVDGEFAGAVNRVPAPDDLRSNMVRGGAAQATELSPREREICDTLGPALRERGLLFVGIDVIDGNLTEINVTCPTGIRAIQRLNGPDVAAKIWDTIEKKRGGK; from the coding sequence ATGAAACTGAATGTCGCCGTCCAGATGGACCCCATCGCGCGCATCAACATCCGCGGCGATTCGACCTTCGCCCTGATGCTGGAAGCGCAAAAGCGCGGCCATGGGCTTTTCTATTTCACGCCGGACCAGCTATCGCTGCGCGGCGAGGAGTTGGTGGCGCCGGTGCAGGCGGTGACCGTGCGAGACGAGGCCGGCAACCATTTCACTCTCGGAGAGCCCAAGCGCCAGCCGCTGAACGCCTTCGACGTCATCCTGCTGCGGCAGGAGCCGCCGTTCGACATCGCCTACATCACCTCGACGCATTTGCTGGAACGAATCCATCCGAGGACGCTGGTCGTGAACGATCCCGCCAGCGTGCGCAACGCGCCGGAAAAGATGTTCGTGCTGAACTTTCCTCAGCTGATGCCGCCGACGCTGATCTCGCGCGACCTCGACGAAATCAATTCGTTCCGCGCTGAGCATGGCGCGGTCGTCATGAAGCCGCTGCACGGCCATGGCGGCGCGGCGGTGTTCCGCGTGATGCCGCAGGACATGAATTTCGGCTCGCTGTTCGACATGTTCTCGGTCACCTTCCGCGAGCCCTGGGTGATCCAGCGCTTCCTGCCCGAGGTGAAGGATGGCGACAAGCGCATCATCCTGGTCGACGGCGAGTTCGCCGGCGCCGTCAACCGCGTGCCGGCGCCCGACGATCTCCGTTCCAACATGGTGCGCGGCGGCGCCGCGCAGGCGACCGAACTCTCACCGCGCGAGCGCGAGATTTGCGACACGCTCGGACCTGCGCTGCGCGAACGTGGACTGTTGTTCGTCGGCATCGACGTGATCGACGGCAACCTCACCGAGATCAACGTGACATGCCCGACCGGCATCCGCGCCATCCAGCGCCTCAACGGCCCGGATGTGGCGGCAAAGATCTGGGACACCATCGAGAAGAAGCGTGGCGGGAAATAA
- a CDS encoding MBL fold metallo-hydrolase has protein sequence MTTNLSRRSLLALGAGFGASTMLGGSALAKAPKLNTQTPYWHRFTVGDAEVTVVSDGPLPLGDPSGTFTGVPKEEVKKMLVDNFMNPDNVVLEQNSPVINTGDKLVLFDTGMGTSKAFGPTTGQQQKNLAAAGIKASDIDAVVCTHAHIDHIGGLVGADDKPLFPNAQVYISQADYDYWTDESKLGSPLKDFVIHARKNLLPVKDRLVFIKDGQEFLPGIQAIAAPGHTVGHTIFMVSSAGKSFCFLGDLTHHSVLLMEKPRMEFSYDTDPKQSAASRVKLLDMVAANKIPVMAYHFAWPGYGHVAKNGDGFRYYPEPMNMQL, from the coding sequence ATGACGACGAATCTTTCGCGACGGTCTTTGCTTGCGCTTGGCGCCGGTTTCGGCGCTTCAACGATGCTCGGTGGCAGTGCGCTGGCCAAGGCGCCCAAACTCAACACCCAGACGCCCTATTGGCACCGCTTCACCGTTGGTGATGCAGAAGTCACCGTTGTCTCCGACGGCCCGCTTCCGCTCGGCGACCCCTCCGGCACCTTCACCGGCGTGCCGAAGGAGGAAGTGAAGAAGATGCTCGTCGACAATTTCATGAATCCCGACAATGTCGTGCTGGAGCAGAACTCGCCGGTCATCAACACCGGCGACAAGCTGGTGTTGTTCGACACCGGCATGGGCACATCAAAGGCGTTCGGGCCTACGACCGGCCAGCAGCAGAAGAACCTTGCTGCCGCCGGCATCAAGGCTTCCGACATCGACGCCGTCGTCTGCACCCACGCCCATATCGACCATATCGGGGGCCTCGTCGGGGCGGACGACAAGCCGCTCTTCCCCAACGCGCAGGTCTATATTTCACAGGCCGATTACGACTACTGGACCGACGAGAGTAAGCTCGGCAGCCCGTTAAAGGACTTCGTGATCCATGCGCGCAAGAACCTGCTGCCGGTGAAGGATCGCCTGGTGTTCATCAAGGACGGCCAGGAATTCCTGCCCGGAATCCAGGCGATCGCCGCGCCCGGACACACCGTTGGCCACACCATCTTCATGGTGAGCTCGGCGGGCAAATCGTTCTGCTTCCTTGGCGACCTCACGCACCATTCGGTGCTGCTGATGGAGAAGCCGCGAATGGAATTCTCCTATGACACCGATCCGAAGCAATCTGCGGCGTCGCGGGTGAAGCTGCTTGACATGGTGGCTGCCAACAAGATCCCGGTGATGGCCTACCACTTCGCCTGGCCAGGATACGGCCACGTCGCCAAGAACGGCGATGGCTTCCGCTATTATCCCGAGCCGATGAACATGCAGCTTTGA
- a CDS encoding YifB family Mg chelatase-like AAA ATPase: MVARVSTVAFEGIEARAVDVQVQVAPGLPAFAIVGLPDKAVSEARERVRSALIASGLALPARRITVNLAPADLPKEGSHYDLPIALGLMAAIGAIPPDALNGFTVLGELGLDGSIAPVAGVLPAAIGANAREEGLICPAACGTEAAWASPDIEIIAAKSLIQIANHFKGTQVLSRPQPKVHEAEATHLDLRDIKGQESAKRALEIAAAGGHHLLMIGSPGAGKSMLAARLPSILPPLSPSELLEVSMIASVAGEIRDGALTARRPFRSPHHSASMAALTGGGLRARPGEISLAHQGVLFLDELPEFDPRVLDSLRQPLENGEVSVSRANHRVTYPARFMLVAAMNPCRCGQAYDPGYSCRRAPVERCTADYLMRISGPLMDRIDLRIEVPAVTAADLILPPPSEGSAEVAARVAAARDIQLARYAAAGMPQIRTNAEAPASLLETIAQPDAQGQKLLRDAAETMKLTARGYHRVLRVARTLADLDGAEKIGRLHLAEALSYRALAEDLRRAA; this comes from the coding sequence ATGGTTGCGCGGGTATCTACGGTAGCCTTTGAAGGGATCGAGGCCCGCGCGGTCGACGTACAGGTGCAGGTCGCGCCGGGGTTGCCGGCCTTTGCGATCGTGGGTCTGCCCGACAAGGCGGTATCGGAAGCGCGGGAGCGGGTGCGCTCGGCGCTGATTGCCTCGGGACTGGCGCTGCCGGCGCGGCGGATCACGGTCAACCTCGCCCCGGCCGATCTGCCGAAGGAAGGCAGCCATTATGATCTGCCCATCGCGCTCGGGCTGATGGCGGCAATCGGCGCTATCCCGCCGGATGCGCTGAACGGTTTTACCGTGCTCGGCGAGCTCGGGCTCGACGGCTCGATCGCGCCTGTCGCAGGCGTGTTGCCGGCTGCGATCGGCGCCAACGCGCGCGAGGAAGGATTGATCTGCCCCGCCGCCTGCGGCACGGAAGCGGCGTGGGCGAGCCCCGACATCGAGATCATCGCGGCGAAATCGCTGATCCAGATCGCCAACCACTTTAAAGGCACGCAGGTGCTGTCGCGCCCGCAGCCGAAAGTGCACGAGGCGGAAGCGACGCATCTCGACCTCAGAGACATCAAGGGCCAGGAAAGCGCCAAGCGCGCGCTGGAGATCGCCGCGGCCGGCGGACATCATTTGCTGATGATCGGCTCGCCCGGCGCCGGCAAGTCGATGCTGGCGGCGCGGCTGCCCTCGATCCTGCCGCCGCTGTCGCCGTCGGAGCTTCTGGAAGTCTCGATGATCGCTTCCGTCGCCGGCGAAATCCGCGACGGCGCACTCACTGCGCGGCGCCCGTTCCGCAGCCCGCATCATTCCGCCAGCATGGCTGCGCTGACCGGCGGCGGCCTGCGTGCGAGGCCCGGCGAGATTTCGCTGGCGCATCAGGGTGTCTTGTTTCTCGACGAGCTGCCGGAGTTCGATCCGCGCGTGCTGGATTCGCTGCGCCAGCCGTTGGAGAACGGCGAGGTCTCGGTCTCCCGCGCCAACCACCGCGTCACCTACCCGGCGCGCTTCATGCTGGTCGCCGCGATGAACCCGTGCCGCTGCGGCCAGGCCTATGATCCCGGCTATTCCTGCAGGCGCGCACCGGTCGAGCGCTGCACCGCCGATTACCTGATGCGCATCTCCGGCCCGCTGATGGACCGCATCGATCTGCGCATCGAGGTCCCGGCGGTGACCGCCGCGGACCTGATCCTGCCGCCGCCGTCCGAAGGTTCGGCAGAAGTCGCAGCCCGCGTCGCCGCCGCCCGCGATATCCAGCTTGCGCGCTATGCGGCGGCCGGCATGCCGCAGATCCGCACCAATGCCGAAGCGCCGGCCTCTCTACTGGAGACGATCGCGCAGCCCGATGCGCAGGGACAAAAGCTGCTGCGCGATGCGGCCGAAACCATGAAGCTCACCGCACGCGGATACCATCGCGTGCTGCGCGTCGCGCGCACGCTCGCCGATCTCGACGGTGCGGAAAAAATCGGCCGGCTGCATCTGGCCGAAGCGCTTTCGTATCGCGCACTCGCCGAGGATTTGCGGCGAGCGGCATAA
- a CDS encoding nitrate reductase — MLDTSVKQNAPPERSGTVGRRAELLVFGIIAAFIWPIVAVGVVGGYGFLVWMTQLILGPPGPPGH, encoded by the coding sequence ATGCTCGACACGTCAGTTAAGCAGAATGCGCCGCCGGAAAGGTCCGGCACGGTCGGCCGGCGCGCCGAGCTCTTGGTGTTCGGCATCATCGCCGCTTTCATCTGGCCCATCGTCGCCGTCGGCGTGGTCGGCGGCTACGGCTTCCTCGTCTGGATGACGCAACTGATCCTGGGACCGCCCGGTCCCCCCGGCCATTGA
- a CDS encoding 4Fe-4S binding protein, producing the protein MESPGPSRRALFRGQFLTKPVALIGDGCLAEAGIFCRSCGDACPTSAIRFRPRIGLPPQAVVNEAACTGCGECVTACPGEAITLGAARHGEAS; encoded by the coding sequence ATGGAAAGCCCGGGCCCCTCGCGCCGCGCCCTGTTTCGCGGTCAATTCCTCACCAAACCGGTCGCGCTGATCGGCGACGGCTGCCTCGCCGAAGCCGGCATCTTCTGCCGTTCCTGTGGCGATGCCTGTCCGACTTCTGCCATTCGCTTCCGTCCTCGTATCGGACTGCCGCCGCAGGCCGTCGTCAATGAGGCAGCCTGCACCGGCTGCGGCGAATGCGTCACCGCCTGTCCGGGCGAGGCGATCACGCTCGGCGCCGCGCGTCATGGAGAAGCTTCATGA
- a CDS encoding chaperone NapD, with translation MTADATIHISSAVVSVLPERRDEVLRALAALPDLEIHQRDARKIVIVMEASESGIIGTRLAEIACWQGVLSANMVFEQVERSADIGD, from the coding sequence ATGACGGCGGACGCCACCATCCACATCTCAAGCGCGGTGGTGTCGGTGCTGCCGGAACGGCGCGATGAGGTGCTGCGCGCGCTTGCCGCGCTGCCGGACCTCGAGATCCATCAACGCGACGCCAGGAAGATCGTCATCGTGATGGAAGCGTCCGAGAGCGGCATCATCGGCACGCGTCTCGCCGAAATCGCATGCTGGCAGGGCGTCCTGTCGGCCAACATGGTGTTCGAGCAGGTCGAAAGATCCGCCGATATCGGAGACTAG